CTTGCGCCAGAGGATGCGGTGCTGACTTCGCTTCCCGACGAACTTCCCTCCGCTGCACGGACCGCGGTGGGCGACCACGCCGGTGCCGAATGGAAAGTGGAATGGTCCGTCGCTTGCATCAGCGGCACCGGCCCCGGCTACCCGCGCAATCGTTTCGGCTGGCTCGTGTCCGCCGCCGGTCCCGCCCAGATGCTCTACTTCGTCCCGCGACGATCGCGTCGCCCGCGCGCGTTGCCGCCGGGAACTCCGGCCGCCAGGATCGAGCAGAAATTTCTCGCCGATGTTCTGGTCCTCGCGTGGCCGGGCGGCGAGGAAGCGCGTTTTCTTTTCGAGCGCGGAGCGCGCCCGCTCGTCCGCTTGGTTTTCGAAAAATTCACCGGAGCCGCCAAATGAACACACAAGCCAGCAGCGTGACCGAACTTTTGCAGAAGCTCGTGCGCATCCCGAGCGTCAATCCCGATGGCAATCCCGGAACGGATCGCACGGGCGAGCAGGCCTGCGCCGAGTTCGTCATGGAATTTCTCCGCTCGATGGGAGCCGAGGCCGGATTGCACGAAGTGCACCCCGGGCGCCCCAATGTCGTGGGGCGGTTTGCGTCGGACCCCGCGAAACCGCGCCTGCTTTTCGCCCCACATCTCGACACGGTCAGCGTTGCGGGCATGACCATCGACCCGTTCGGCGGGGAGTTGCGTGACGGGCGCGTTTACGGGCGCGGAGCCAGCGATACCAAGGGGCCGATGGCGTCGATGCTTTGGGCGCTTTGCGAATGCCGCGACATCCTGCCGTCGCTCTCGCACGAGATCTGGTTCGCCGGATTGATGGGCGAAGAGGCCGGGCAGGATGGCGCCAAGGCGCTCGTGGCCCGCGAGAGGTTCGATTTCGTCCTCGTCGGTGAACCGACCGGCTTGGATGTTGTTTTCAAACACAAAGTCGATGTGACGGCGCGTATTGTGGCCAGGGGCCGCGCCGCGCACAGTTCGTGTCCGGAACGCGGCGAGAACGCGATCACCAAGCTCGCTTCGGGCCTTCTTTCGTTGCATGAAGCGCTGACGGATTATTTCAAAACCATCGAGGACCCCGTGCTCGGCCATCCGACCTTCAGCATCGGCACGATCCGCGGAGGAGCGAAGTTCAACATTGTTCCGGATTACGCCGAGGCCGTCGTCGATCTGCGCCTCCTTCCTTCGCAGTGGAAGGCCGATCAAGCCGCTGCGGTTTTCGACGCCATGCGCTCGGCGTGTCCGGGGCTCGAAGTCACCCGCATTGCCGGTTCCGAGGCGCTGGACACCGATCCCTCGCACCCGGTGATCGCAAAGCTGGCCGCCGCGGGCGGGCGACCAGCCGGTGCCGCGTGGTTTTGCGACGCGGCCATATTCTCGGCGGCAGGAATCCCCGCCGCCGCCGCGGGCCCGGGTTCGATCGCCCAGGCCCACACCGAGGACGAATACATCGAAGTGGCGGCTCTCGAGGAAGGCGTGGAGTATTTCAAAAAGTTTCTCCGCAGCCTGCGCGTCGGTTAGTATCCGCGCCCTTGTCCATGAGTGCCGCAAAAACCGCTATCACGCCGACCCGCGCTGACAATTTTCCCGAGTGGTATCAGCAGGTCATCAAAGCCGCGGACCTCGCGGAAAACTCCGATGTGCGCGGATGCATGATCATCAAACCGTGGGGCTGGGGGATCTGGGAAAATGTCCAGCGGCAGCTCGATGCCATGTTCAAGGAGACCGGCCACGTCAACGCCTACTTCCCGCTCTTCATCCCGCTGAGTTTCCTTGAAAAAGAAGCCGAGCATGTCGAGGGCTTCGCCAAAGAGTGTGCCGTGGTCACGCACCACCGTTTGGAAGAAAAAGACGGGAAACTGGTGCCCGCCGGCGAACTTGCCGAGCCGCTCATCGTGCGTCCTACGTCGGAGACGATCATCGGCGCGGCCTACGCGCGCTGGGTGCAGTCGTATCGCGATCTTCCCGTGCTCATCAACCAGTGGGCCAACGTTGTCCGCTGGGAGATGCGTCCGCGTCTTTTCCTCCGCACCGCCGAGTTCCTCTGGCAGGAAGGGCACACCGCGCACGAGACGAGGGAAGAAGCTGTTGCGGAGACCGAAAAAATGCTGGGTGTTTACGAAGCCTTCGCGCGCGAGCATCTGGCGCTGCCGGTCTTCACCGGCGAAAAATCCGAGAGCGAGCGCTTCCCGGGAGCGGTCAACACGCTCTGCATCGAGGCGATGGTGCAGGATCGCAAGGCCATCCAAGCCGGCACTTCGCATTTTCTCGGACAGAACTTTTCCCGCGCGGCGGGCATCGAATTCGCCGCGCGCGACGGCAGCCAACAGCTGGCATGGACCACGAGTTGGGGGGTCAGCACGCGACTTATCGGCACGCTCATTATGGCGCATTCCGACGACGACGGCCTGGTCCTTCCACCGCGCGTTGCGCCTTCGCAGATTGTCATCCTGCCGGTGCTTGCCAAGGAGGAGTCCCGCGCCGCCGTGCTCGAGGCGGCGGACAAGCTTGCCGCGCAGCTTCGCGCGCAGACCGCCTTCGGCGAGGCGGTGCGGGTCGAGATCGACCGACGCGACGCCGGAGGCGGCGTGAAAAATTGGGATTGGATCAAAAAAGGCGTGCCGCTCCGCGTGGAAATCGGTCCGCGCGACATCGAGAAAGGCTCGGTGGCCGTCAGTCGTCGCGACCGCGGTCCGAAAGAAAAAGAGTTTCCTTCCGTTGCGGAATTTTTGGCGGGGGTTGGTGCACTTCTCGAATCCATGCAGGCAGGGTTGCTCGAACGCGCCACGAAGTTCCGCGACGAGCATACCAGGATCATCGATTCCGCCGGCGACTTCCGCGCATTCTTCACGCCCGCGAACCCGGCGCAGCCCGAGATCCACGGCGGGTTTGCGCTGGCCCATTGGGACGGCACGCGCGAGACGGAAGAAAAGATCAAGGACGAGTTGAAAGTCACCATCCGTTGCATCCCGCGCGAAAAAGACCCGCAGCCGGGTGTCTGCCCGTTCTCCGGCAAGCCAAGCCGCCAGCGCGTCCTTTTCGCCAAAGCTTATTGATGCGAGGACTTGTCCGCATAACCGCGCTTCTGCTTTTGGCGGCCGCGCCCGCCGGGGCGCAATGGCCGTGGCAAGTCCTCTACAGTCTCAAACCGGTCGGGACGATCAGTCCCTCGCTCGTCACCGAGTGTTCGGGTCTGGTGCAGAGCCTGCGCTACGGCGGCGTTTTCTGGGTCCATGGTGATTCCGGATGCGGGGCGCGGATCGTGCCCGTCGCTCTCAACGGGAAGCTGGCGCGCGGTTGGCAGGGACCGGTGACCATCGAAGGCTGCAAGAATTACGACTGGGAGGACATCGCCCTCGACGAAAAGGGCAACCTGATCATCGCGGACATCGGAAACAACAGCGGCAAGCGCAAGCAACTGATGTTGCATTTTGTCCGCGAACCGAAGCCCGGCGCGAAAACGGTGCGGCCGGATCGCACCTTGCGCGTGCATTACGAAGACCAAAAAGCGCCGTCACCGGATTACGATTGCGAGGCGGTCTTTTGCGCCGGCGGACACATCTATTGCCTGACCAAACGCCGCAGCGACACGCGGACGTTCCTCTACCGCCTGTCGGGCGATTCGACCCGGTCGTCCAACGCGTTGCGCTTCGTGGACTCGTTCGACGTCGGGGGCATGGTGACCGCCGCCGATGTTTCACCGGACGGAAAACATGTGGCCGTGCTCACTTACTCGACCGTTTGGATCTTCGGCTACGATCCTGATTCGGGAAGTATTTTCCGGGGGAGCGTGAGGAAAATGCCCATTTTCGCCTGGCAGGCGGAAGGGGTGGCTTTCGACGGCAACGATGCTCTGGTTTTGTTGAACGAGGACGGCAAACTCTATCGCGTGACGTTGGCCGAGTTCCGGACGGTGGGGCCCTGAGTGTTTGCCCGCGACCTTCCTCTCGTGCATAAATCCGGCCATGACTGACGCGCGTTTCGACGAACTGGCCACCGTGCTGGTCAAGCATTCCACGGCCCTCAAGCCCGGCGACAAAGTCCTCATCGAGGTCTCGGATGTTCCCGACGGCATGGTGGTCGCCTTGATCCGCGCGGCACGCAAAGCCAAGGCCCTGCCTTTTGTGCAACTCCAGCACAGCCGCGTGGCGAGGGAAATGGCCATTGGTGCGGCCCAGGAACAGATTTCCGTGGCGGCCGAGATCGATCTGGCGCGGATCAAAAAAATGGATGCCTACATCGCCATCCGCGGCAGCGACAACGCCACCGAAATGAGTGATGTGCCGGCGGACAAAATGAAAATGATCGCCGCGACGATGCGTCCGGTGATGAACCACCGCATCAACAAGACGCGCTGGGTTGTCCTGCGCTGGCCATCGCCATCAATGGCCCAGCAGGCGCAAATGAGCACCGAGGCCTTCGAGGATTATTACTTCCGTGTCTGCACGGTCGATTACGCGAAAATGCGCAAAGGCATGGAGACGCTGAAGGCGCTGATGGATTCCACCGACCGCGTGCACATCAAGGGGCCCGACACCGACCTGCGGTTCAGCATCAAGGGCATCGGTTCGGTCATCTGCGGCGGTGACCGCAACATTCCCGACGGCGAGGTTTTCACCGCGCCGGTCAAGCGGAGCGTCGAAGGTTGCGTGCATTTCAATGCGGCGAGCATTTACCACGGGACGGTGTTCGACGATGTGCGCCTCGAATTCAAACACGGGCGCATCATCGGGGCGACGGCGGGTCGCAATACGGCCAAGCTCAACTCGATTTTGGACTCCGATGCCGGCGCACGCTATATCGGCGAATTTTCCCTCGGCTTCAACCCGCACATTCTCCACCCGATCCGCGACATCCTTTTCGACGAGAAGATCGCCGGCTCGTTCCATTTCACGCCCGGGCAAGCCTACGAGGTTGGCGGCAACGGCAACCGCAGCCAGGTCCACTGGGACATGGTCTGCATCCAGCGCTCCGACTACGGCGGCGGCGAGGTGTGGTTCGACGGAAAGCTTGTGCGCAAAGACGGAATCTTCGTCCTTCCCGAGTTGAAATCGCTCAATCCCGAGCGCGCGAAATAGCCGGCCGGCGCCCGGTTGCTATCTCTGCGCCGCCTCGAACAGCGAACGCCAGTGTGCGAGGCGCTCGGCGATGCGCTTTTCCTCGCCGCGATCGGTGGGTTGGTAGAAAACGCGACCCTCGGGAAGATAGGCTTGGGGAACGTAGGCATCCGGAAAATCGTGCGAATATTTGTAGCCCTTGCCGTGGCCGAGCTTTTCCGCACCCTTGTAATGCTTGTCGCGCAAATGCTCCGGCACCGCGAGTGTCCGTCCCTTCTGAAGATCCGATTGCGCGGCCATCAGACCCATGTAGGCCGTGTTGCTCTTCGGAGCGGTAGCCAGATAGACCGTCGCGTGGGCGAGCGGAATCTGGGCCTCGGGGAGTCCGACGAACTCGCAGGCCTGTTGCGCGGCCACCGCGACGAGGAGTCCGCGCGAATCCGCCAACCCGATATCCTCGCTCGCGGCGATCACAAGCCTCCGTGCGATGAATCGGATGTCTTCGCCGGCGTGCAGCATTTTCGCGAGCCAGTAAAGCGCGGCATCGGGATCGCTGCCGCGGATGCTCTTGATGAACGCGCTGATTGTGTCGTAGTGCGCGTCGTCCTTCGCGTCGTAGACCACGGCTTTGCGCTGGATGCTTTCCTCGAGGACTTGGCGGGTGAGGTGGATCGCTCCGGACTTGTCCGTTCCGGTCGTGAGCGCCGCGAGTTCGAGCGCGTTGAGGCAGCGCCGAGCGTCGCCGTCGCAGATCTCCGCAAGGTGTGCGGCGGCGTCCTCATCGAGGCGGATGTTTTTCCCGCCCAAGCCGCGCTCCGGATCGGCGAGGGCGCGGTCCATCAACAACCGCAGGTCGGCGGCGGAAAGAGGCCGAAGCTCGAAAACCAGAGAGCGCGAAACGAGCGGGCTGTTGACGTAAAAGAACGGGTTCATCGTCGTGGCGCCGATGAGTCGCACGGTGCCGCGTTCGACATCCGGCAGAAGAACATCCTGCTGGGCTTTGTTGAACCGGTGGATCTCGTCGATGAAAAGAATGGTCCGCGTCCCGTCGCGCGACAGGCGCAGCGCTGCCGCGGCCATGACCTTGCGAAGGTCGGCGACCGTGCTTTCCACGCCGCTCAACCTCTCGAACCGGGCATTGGTCGTGCGCGCAATGATTTCGGCAAGGCTTGTCTTGCCGGTTCCCGGAGGACCGTAGAGCACGATGGACGAAAACCGGTCGGCCTCGATGGCCCGGCGTAGCAGTTTCCCGTGTCCGAGGATGTGCTCTTGGCCGGCGTATTCTTCGAGCGATCGCGGACGCATCCGCTCGGCGAGCGGGGCGTGGGCGGGGATGCCGGCGGGCGCGGATTCCACGAAAAGGTCGTCGTTCGGCACCATGCCGCCAATTTAGCTTGGACGCGCGGCGGCGCGAGGCGGATATTGCAGGTCTATGGCCGTTCCGGATCTCGCGCAGCAAATCGAGCAACTCGGCAAAAAAGCCCGCACCGCGGCCCGCTCGCTGGCCTTGTGTTCCAAGGACCAGAAAAACGCCGCGCTCATGGCCATGGCCGACGCCATGGAGGCGGCGGAAGCCGGCATCCTCGCGGCGAACGCCAAAGATTTGGATGCGGCGCCCGGCTACGGACTGAACGCGGCGGCGATCGATCGCCTTCGTCTCACGCCCGAGCGCATACGCGCGATGGCCAAGGGCGTGCGCGAGGTTGCACTTTTGCCCGATCCGGTCGGCGAAATCATCCGCGAGTGGACGCGCCCCAACGGTCTCAAGATCACCAAGATCCGCGTGCCCATCGGCGTGGTCGGCATCATTTACGAATCACGTCCTAACGTGACCGCCGATGCGGCGGTGCTCTGCCTCAAGTCCGGCAACGCGTGCATTCTCCGCGGCGGGAAGGAGTCGATTTATTCCAACCTGGCCATCGCCCAAGCACTCTCGGCCGGTGCGGTCAACTCGGGGCTCTCCGCCGATGTTATACAGCTGGTGCCTTTCACCGACCGGGACGGTGTGCGACTGCTGGCGCAGATGGACCGCTATCTTGATGTGATTGTTCCGCGGGGTGGCCATGCCCTCATCGAGGCCGTGGTGCAGCATGCGCGCATGCCCGTGATCAAGCACTACCATGGAGTGTGTCACGTGTTCGTGGACAAATCCGCCGACCTCGGCATGGCGGAGAAAATCGTCATCAACGCGAAATGCCAGCGGCCCGGCGTCTGCAACGCGATGGAAACCCTGCTCGTTCACCGCGATATCGCGGAAAAGTTTTTGCCTTCGATCGCGCGGGCTTTGAAAGACAAGGGCGTCGAGCTGCGCGGCGATGCACGCACCTTGGAGGTTCTGGGTAGCGGCGTGAAACCCGCCACCGAAGGGGACTGGACGGCGGAATACCTCGATCTGATCCTCAGCATCCGCGTTGTGGATTCGCTCGGGGATGCCATCGATCACATCGAGCAATACGGATCGCATCACACCGACTCGATCGTGACATCCGACGAGGCGGCGGCGCGTCGGTTCCTCGCGGCTGTCGATTCGGCGACCGTCCTGTGGAACGCTTCGACGCGTTTCAGCGACGGCGGCGAATTCGGATTCGGCGCGGAAATCGGCATCAGCACGGACAAGTTGCACGCGCGCGGCCCGATGGGTTTGGAGGAGTTGACGACATACAAGTATCTCGTCACCGGCAACGGCCAGGTGCGCGGCTGAGCGATGGCGAAGACCGTCCAGGTTTTTTACGAGGGGCGCGTGCAGGGCGTGGGGTTCCGCTACGCCGCGCGCCGCGTGGCCGCGGGATTCGACGTGGCCGGCTATGTGCGCAATCTGCCGGACGGACGCGTGGAATTGGTGGCCTCCGGGGACGCAGGCGAAGTGGAAGATTTCTTGCAGGCCTTGCGCGACAGCGAGTTGGCCGGTCATATTGACGGGGAGGCTTCGGCGGACATTCCCAAGCCCGTTGCCCTCCGCGGTTTTGAAATTCGTCCATGAACAGATTTCCGGTCGAGATTGATCATCTGACAAAGGTCTTCAAAGTGCCGATGCGGCGCGATCGCGTGGTGGCGGTCAGGGATCTTTCGCTGCGTGTGGAGCCCGGCGAGGTTTACGGCCTGCTCGGGCCGAACGGCTCCGGCAAAAGCACGACGCTCAAGATCGTCCTGGGTCTCATTTCCCCCACGCGCGGCCGGACGAAAGTTTTCGGTGAAGACAGTGCCCTCGTGCGCAGCCGCAGGGACGTGGGTTTTCTTCCGGAGAACCCGTATTTCTACAAGTTCCTCACCGGAGCGGAAACCGTGAGATTTTTCGGAAAACTCAGCGGTCTCGGTGCGCGGGAACTCGAGCCGAGGATCCGCGAGCTTCTCGAGCTTGTCGGGCTGACCGAGGCCGCGGACCGCCGCGTCGGTTCTTACTCCAAGGGAATGTTGCAGCGCATCGGTCTGGCGCAGGCTTTGGTGCAGGATCCGGGATTGCTCGTGCTCGATGAGCCGACGGCCGGTGTCGATCCGGTCGGTTCGCGCGAAATCCGGGATCTGATCCTTGCGCTCAGGAAGCGCGGCAAGACCATCCTTCTCTGCTCGCACCTGCTCTCCCAAGTGCAGGAGATTTGCGATCGTGTCGGCATTCTAGCCCGGGGAACTCTCGTTCGGGAGGGGCGGGTCGATGACCTGCTTTCCGTGCGCGATCGCGAGGAGTTTGTGCTCGAGAAAACCTCGCCGGAGAAAATGGCGGCGCTGCGCCGGGCGGCGGAGGATCTCGGGCTCAAAGTGGTGTGGAGCGGGCGTCCCCAGACAACCCTGGAAAATCTTTTTCTCGAAGCCATCGAACCCGGGCAGTCGGCCGACGCCGGCACCGGGATGAATTGACGGCTAAGAGCGCGCCGAAGCCTTGACGATCTTGGCGAAGCTGCGCGGGTCGAGACTGGCGCCGCCGACGAGCGCGCCATCGATGTCCGCCTGATGAAGAAGCTCTTTGGCGTTATCCGGTTTGACGCTGCCGCCGTATTGGATGCGGACCTTGGCCGCAGTGGGGGCGTCGAACATTTCCGCGAGGGTTTTGCGGATGAACGCATGGGCTTCCTGCGCCTGCTCGGGCGTGGCGGTGCGGCCGGTGCCGATGGCCCACACGGGCTCGTAAGCGATGACGGTGTCGAGCATCTGGTCGGTGTCGAGACCTGCGAGGCTTCCCTTGAGCTGCTTGGCGAGCACCTCGTGGTGCTTGCCGGCGTCGCGCTCGGCGAGGGTTTCGCCGACGCAGAGGATCGGTCGGAGGCTCGCAGCGTGCGCGGCCTTGACCTTTTTGTTCACGATCTCGTCGGTCTCGCCGAAGATGGTCCGTCGCTCGCTGTGCCCCAGCACGACGTAGCGGGTGAAAAATTCGCGTAGCATGGCGGCGCTGACCTCGCCGGTGAATGCGCCCGAAGCTTCGTGCCACATGTTCTGCGCTCCGAGGGTGATGCCGGGTGTCTCGGAGATGATTTCGCTCAGGCGCGGCAAAGCGGTGAATGGCGGGACGATGACCACATCGGTTCCCTCGAAATGCTTCAGCTCCAGAGCGAGGTCTTCCATGAAGGAAGCGGCCTCGGCCGAAGTCATGTTCATCTTCCAGTTCGCGGCGATAATCTTTTTACGCATAAATCGAACCTGTATTCTGCTCCTGCGCAGCGCTGCTGACAAGCACCGGCAGCACGCGCACCGGTCAAAGCAGCGGCTCGATTGCTTTGATCGCCGGCCAGAACAGGGGATGCCGGCTGTCCCTGCTCAGCTCCGAAAGCAAAATATCCGCGGTTTTTTCCCGGCCGGCGGGCATCATCTGGGCCACCGGTTCCTGCCCGGCGCAGGCGAATTCCGCGAGATAAAAGTCCCCGGCGGCTTCGCGGCGCACCGTGGCCCGCGCATCGCCCATGTCGAGTTCCACCGCGGCAACGCAGGCTCCAGCGTCCGCCTGTTCGCGAAGTTGGAAGCCGGCCTCGCCGCCGTCCGGTCGGAGGAAAGAATCGCCCCCGGGGGAGAGTTGCCATCCGAGGCGACTCGCTATCCAGCCGAGGAGTTCCAGCGCCGTCACGCGCGCGCCGATTGCGTGGCAGATGTCGATATGTCGGAGACTGGCGATGCGGCCGCATGCGCCGGGCAGATCGAAAATGTGTGCCAGCGCGTAGCGCAGGTGAAACAACCGCGTCCAATTCAGGTCGCAAAGCGCGCGCCGTCCGCGGCCCATGTTCGCTATTTCGCCGAGGATGGCGAATTGCTCCGCCGCATCCATCCACGAGTTGCTGTCCACAATCAAACGGTCCACCCAGGTCCACAGTTGCGGTTCCGGCGCCGGGTGCAACTCTCCTTGCCACCAAAGGTAAAGCGGAAGGTCCGAGTCAAGATGGGAAAAAACGATGCTCGGCAGGCGCCCAGCCGCCGGACCGTCGAGCTTGAAGGTGATTTGCTCCGAACAAATTTCTTTTTTCCCCGCTTCCCGCAGGTGGCAGTGCGCGGTGATCCACGCTTGGATGCCGTTGTCTTTTTTTCGCGGGTCGGCCTGCACGAGCAGAGCGCGGAAAGCGTGGTCCGCGGCGATTTCGGCTAGCAGCGGCGTGTTCCCGGCGATGGCGTCCGCGGCTTCGCTGTAGATCACGAGGTTGACGAGCGAGGCGCGCACTTTGCCGGCGTCGGATTGTTCCCATAGCCGTCCGAGTTGCCGGTCGATGTCCCCGACCTCGACCGCAATGCCGGGGGAGATGGACAGTTTGCCGCTCATCTCACAGGCGCCGCCAGACCGCGTCGTCCTGCGCCAGCAACTCGTCCGCTTCGTGCGGACCCCACGAGCCGGCGGGATAAAAATCGAGACGCGGCGCCTCGCCGTCGCTCCACGCTTTCCGGATGCCGTCGATGAACGTCCAGGCGTGTTCCACCTCGTCGCGCCGGGCGAAGA
The nucleotide sequence above comes from Chthoniobacterales bacterium. Encoded proteins:
- a CDS encoding M20 family metallopeptidase, encoding MGEALAVRTQIAPCARGCGADFASRRTSLRCTDRGGRPRRCRMESGMVRRLHQRHRPRLPAQSFRLARVRRRSRPDALLRPATIASPARVAAGNSGRQDRAEISRRCSGPRVAGRRGSAFSFRARSAPARPLGFRKIHRSRQMNTQASSVTELLQKLVRIPSVNPDGNPGTDRTGEQACAEFVMEFLRSMGAEAGLHEVHPGRPNVVGRFASDPAKPRLLFAPHLDTVSVAGMTIDPFGGELRDGRVYGRGASDTKGPMASMLWALCECRDILPSLSHEIWFAGLMGEEAGQDGAKALVARERFDFVLVGEPTGLDVVFKHKVDVTARIVARGRAAHSSCPERGENAITKLASGLLSLHEALTDYFKTIEDPVLGHPTFSIGTIRGGAKFNIVPDYAEAVVDLRLLPSQWKADQAAAVFDAMRSACPGLEVTRIAGSEALDTDPSHPVIAKLAAAGGRPAGAAWFCDAAIFSAAGIPAAAAGPGSIAQAHTEDEYIEVAALEEGVEYFKKFLRSLRVG
- a CDS encoding proline--tRNA ligase; translation: MSAAKTAITPTRADNFPEWYQQVIKAADLAENSDVRGCMIIKPWGWGIWENVQRQLDAMFKETGHVNAYFPLFIPLSFLEKEAEHVEGFAKECAVVTHHRLEEKDGKLVPAGELAEPLIVRPTSETIIGAAYARWVQSYRDLPVLINQWANVVRWEMRPRLFLRTAEFLWQEGHTAHETREEAVAETEKMLGVYEAFAREHLALPVFTGEKSESERFPGAVNTLCIEAMVQDRKAIQAGTSHFLGQNFSRAAGIEFAARDGSQQLAWTTSWGVSTRLIGTLIMAHSDDDGLVLPPRVAPSQIVILPVLAKEESRAAVLEAADKLAAQLRAQTAFGEAVRVEIDRRDAGGGVKNWDWIKKGVPLRVEIGPRDIEKGSVAVSRRDRGPKEKEFPSVAEFLAGVGALLESMQAGLLERATKFRDEHTRIIDSAGDFRAFFTPANPAQPEIHGGFALAHWDGTRETEEKIKDELKVTIRCIPREKDPQPGVCPFSGKPSRQRVLFAKAY
- a CDS encoding aminopeptidase codes for the protein MTDARFDELATVLVKHSTALKPGDKVLIEVSDVPDGMVVALIRAARKAKALPFVQLQHSRVAREMAIGAAQEQISVAAEIDLARIKKMDAYIAIRGSDNATEMSDVPADKMKMIAATMRPVMNHRINKTRWVVLRWPSPSMAQQAQMSTEAFEDYYFRVCTVDYAKMRKGMETLKALMDSTDRVHIKGPDTDLRFSIKGIGSVICGGDRNIPDGEVFTAPVKRSVEGCVHFNAASIYHGTVFDDVRLEFKHGRIIGATAGRNTAKLNSILDSDAGARYIGEFSLGFNPHILHPIRDILFDEKIAGSFHFTPGQAYEVGGNGNRSQVHWDMVCIQRSDYGGGEVWFDGKLVRKDGIFVLPELKSLNPERAK
- a CDS encoding replication-associated recombination protein A; protein product: MVPNDDLFVESAPAGIPAHAPLAERMRPRSLEEYAGQEHILGHGKLLRRAIEADRFSSIVLYGPPGTGKTSLAEIIARTTNARFERLSGVESTVADLRKVMAAAALRLSRDGTRTILFIDEIHRFNKAQQDVLLPDVERGTVRLIGATTMNPFFYVNSPLVSRSLVFELRPLSAADLRLLMDRALADPERGLGGKNIRLDEDAAAHLAEICDGDARRCLNALELAALTTGTDKSGAIHLTRQVLEESIQRKAVVYDAKDDAHYDTISAFIKSIRGSDPDAALYWLAKMLHAGEDIRFIARRLVIAASEDIGLADSRGLLVAVAAQQACEFVGLPEAQIPLAHATVYLATAPKSNTAYMGLMAAQSDLQKGRTLAVPEHLRDKHYKGAEKLGHGKGYKYSHDFPDAYVPQAYLPEGRVFYQPTDRGEEKRIAERLAHWRSLFEAAQR
- a CDS encoding glutamate-5-semialdehyde dehydrogenase codes for the protein MAVPDLAQQIEQLGKKARTAARSLALCSKDQKNAALMAMADAMEAAEAGILAANAKDLDAAPGYGLNAAAIDRLRLTPERIRAMAKGVREVALLPDPVGEIIREWTRPNGLKITKIRVPIGVVGIIYESRPNVTADAAVLCLKSGNACILRGGKESIYSNLAIAQALSAGAVNSGLSADVIQLVPFTDRDGVRLLAQMDRYLDVIVPRGGHALIEAVVQHARMPVIKHYHGVCHVFVDKSADLGMAEKIVINAKCQRPGVCNAMETLLVHRDIAEKFLPSIARALKDKGVELRGDARTLEVLGSGVKPATEGDWTAEYLDLILSIRVVDSLGDAIDHIEQYGSHHTDSIVTSDEAAARRFLAAVDSATVLWNASTRFSDGGEFGFGAEIGISTDKLHARGPMGLEELTTYKYLVTGNGQVRG
- a CDS encoding acylphosphatase: MAKTVQVFYEGRVQGVGFRYAARRVAAGFDVAGYVRNLPDGRVELVASGDAGEVEDFLQALRDSELAGHIDGEASADIPKPVALRGFEIRP
- a CDS encoding ABC transporter ATP-binding protein, translating into MNRFPVEIDHLTKVFKVPMRRDRVVAVRDLSLRVEPGEVYGLLGPNGSGKSTTLKIVLGLISPTRGRTKVFGEDSALVRSRRDVGFLPENPYFYKFLTGAETVRFFGKLSGLGARELEPRIRELLELVGLTEAADRRVGSYSKGMLQRIGLAQALVQDPGLLVLDEPTAGVDPVGSREIRDLILALRKRGKTILLCSHLLSQVQEICDRVGILARGTLVREGRVDDLLSVRDREEFVLEKTSPEKMAALRRAAEDLGLKVVWSGRPQTTLENLFLEAIEPGQSADAGTGMN
- a CDS encoding triose-phosphate isomerase, yielding MRKKIIAANWKMNMTSAEAASFMEDLALELKHFEGTDVVIVPPFTALPRLSEIISETPGITLGAQNMWHEASGAFTGEVSAAMLREFFTRYVVLGHSERRTIFGETDEIVNKKVKAAHAASLRPILCVGETLAERDAGKHHEVLAKQLKGSLAGLDTDQMLDTVIAYEPVWAIGTGRTATPEQAQEAHAFIRKTLAEMFDAPTAAKVRIQYGGSVKPDNAKELLHQADIDGALVGGASLDPRSFAKIVKASARS